The Cellulophaga sp. L1A9 genome window below encodes:
- a CDS encoding T9SS type A sorting domain-containing protein, protein MKKYISIIALILLMTVSYAQEHQNVKTIKIASDQMEWTYSGAGNDITLTFPVELSKSHTILSAIFHVSETDIREIPSKVVLNVSGEEVEWNTSPWNSYGKSKLKDSPELGNILTEVITTGKNWSDGDKIKFVFSGFEPKPLTKASFVSEDESYMEIFYMEEESVTSTNSNISLVIYPNPTFENFTASLKNEEGISSWKVVGLSGEQYITENNAEHSNEVSVDVNSLLSGVYVFQLHDTKGGAHSIKFIKK, encoded by the coding sequence ATGAAAAAATATATAAGCATTATTGCCTTAATACTATTGATGACAGTGTCTTATGCCCAAGAACATCAAAATGTTAAAACGATTAAAATAGCCTCTGACCAAATGGAGTGGACGTATAGTGGTGCAGGAAATGATATTACACTAACCTTTCCTGTCGAATTGTCAAAATCGCATACTATTTTGTCTGCAATTTTTCATGTCTCAGAAACGGATATAAGAGAAATACCATCTAAAGTGGTGCTAAATGTTTCTGGTGAAGAAGTAGAATGGAATACCAGCCCTTGGAATAGTTATGGTAAAAGTAAACTTAAAGATAGCCCAGAGCTAGGAAATATTCTGACTGAAGTAATCACAACAGGAAAAAATTGGTCTGATGGGGATAAGATTAAATTTGTTTTTTCTGGGTTCGAGCCAAAACCGCTGACAAAAGCAAGTTTCGTATCAGAAGACGAAAGCTACATGGAGATTTTTTATATGGAAGAAGAAAGTGTTACTAGTACAAATAGCAATATTTCTCTTGTGATTTATCCCAATCCCACTTTTGAAAATTTTACTGCAAGTCTAAAAAATGAGGAAGGTATAAGTTCATGGAAAGTAGTAGGTCTTTCAGGAGAACAATATATAACTGAAAATAATGCAGAACATAGTAATGAAGTTTCTGTAGATGTGAATAGTTTGTTGTCGGGTGTTTATGTATTTCAGTTACACGATACTAAGGGAGGGGCGCATTCGATAAAATTTATTAAGAAGTAG
- a CDS encoding arylsulfatase: MNTIKFSTIIFALLFISCESSKKEQNKSAETIKHPNIVYILADDMGYGDLKSLNPDSKIPTPNMDQVVKNGVHFTDAHTNSAVCTPTRYGVLTGRYAFRTRLKNGVTWGYTPSLIEEGRETVASFMKQNGYQTACIGKWHLGLDWPKKDESKEIKDIQWNENVPKGYEDNVDYSKRVGGGPADHGFDHSLIIPASLDMSPYVYIRDGYVVEQPLEYTEGKEQQDAGRGVFWRPGKVAQSFDFDQVLPSFVDSATQYIADQANQEKPFFLYLPLPAPHTPWLPTEGYQGKSNADTYGDFVVMVDDMIGKVIKQVKDAGVEENTLIIITSDNGSDWRPDDKEKTGHQANYIYKGRKADIYEAGHRVPYIAQWKGVIPAGHQSSQVICTTDLLATMAGLLDKPLVENAGEDSFNLWPAYIGVAEKPIREATIHHSLHGAFAIRKGKWKYTAHLGSGGFSVPEIIEFSEGEALGTLYDMENDPQEKNNLYMKNPKTVQELSQLLEKYKVQGYSRVISE; the protein is encoded by the coding sequence ATGAATACAATAAAATTTAGTACTATAATTTTTGCGCTACTATTTATATCCTGTGAATCGTCAAAAAAGGAACAAAATAAATCCGCTGAAACAATTAAACATCCCAATATCGTTTACATTTTAGCAGATGATATGGGCTACGGAGATTTGAAAAGCTTGAATCCAGATTCTAAAATCCCTACCCCTAACATGGATCAAGTAGTAAAGAACGGCGTACATTTTACAGATGCTCATACTAACTCTGCAGTTTGTACACCTACCAGATATGGTGTTTTAACAGGTCGTTATGCGTTTAGAACTAGATTAAAAAATGGCGTTACTTGGGGTTATACGCCATCCTTAATCGAAGAAGGAAGAGAAACTGTTGCTTCTTTCATGAAGCAAAACGGTTATCAAACTGCCTGTATAGGTAAGTGGCATCTAGGACTTGACTGGCCTAAGAAAGATGAATCTAAAGAAATAAAAGATATCCAATGGAATGAAAATGTGCCTAAAGGTTATGAAGATAATGTTGATTATTCCAAACGCGTTGGTGGTGGTCCGGCAGATCATGGGTTTGACCATTCGTTAATTATCCCTGCTTCGTTGGATATGAGTCCCTATGTATATATTCGCGATGGTTATGTTGTAGAACAACCACTTGAATACACTGAAGGTAAAGAGCAACAGGATGCAGGAAGAGGCGTCTTTTGGAGACCAGGGAAAGTAGCCCAATCGTTCGACTTTGATCAGGTACTTCCCTCTTTTGTTGACTCGGCTACTCAATACATTGCTGACCAAGCCAATCAAGAAAAACCATTCTTTCTGTATCTACCCTTACCTGCACCACACACACCATGGTTACCGACTGAGGGCTATCAAGGAAAGTCCAATGCTGATACTTATGGGGACTTTGTAGTAATGGTAGATGATATGATAGGTAAAGTAATTAAGCAAGTAAAAGATGCGGGCGTAGAAGAAAATACGCTAATTATTATTACATCAGATAATGGATCTGACTGGAGACCAGACGATAAAGAAAAAACGGGTCATCAAGCCAATTATATTTATAAAGGGCGCAAAGCAGATATTTATGAGGCCGGTCATAGAGTGCCTTATATAGCCCAGTGGAAGGGTGTGATTCCTGCGGGGCATCAATCAAGTCAGGTTATTTGTACCACAGATTTATTGGCTACTATGGCTGGTTTATTGGATAAGCCTTTAGTCGAAAATGCAGGAGAGGATAGTTTTAATTTATGGCCAGCATACATTGGTGTGGCTGAAAAACCTATTAGAGAGGCTACCATTCACCATTCCTTACATGGAGCATTTGCAATCAGAAAAGGGAAGTGGAAATATACAGCACACTTGGGTTCAGGAGGTTTCTCAGTACCCGAAATAATAGAATTTAGTGAAGGGGAGGCTCTTGGAACTTTATATGATATGGAGAACGATCCTCAAGAGAAGAACAATCTTTATATGAAGAACCCTAAAACGGTGCAAGAACTAAGTCAATTATTGGAAAAGTATAAGGTACAAGGATATAGTAGGGTAATAAGTGAATAA
- a CDS encoding sialate O-acetylesterase gives MKMILKNRAGLVGIKAKLKPVHLGCIFICFLISSTFSFASVKLPDIFSDHMLLQRSSEVNIWGWANPSEKISVRGTWSQQIYTTSAGEDGKWMIKIKTPESGQSQELVVSGENEIRIKDVLIGEVWLCSGQSNMVWPMERTDEYKLEPKNVNRELRYFEAKKLTSPNTTEVEGRWIVVNQKTLGQLSAVGYHFSKNLNRSLQCPIGIIVNAYGGSTIESWISREVLEKQSFFRPVLQDFDRMLKDMDSLMLKHENTVIKDWNKQVTESNKKGVEPPTKPRNPEPTNQHRPSHCYNAMLYGIIPYTIKGILWYQGESNAGRGKQYEQLLPILINSWRKEWDQGDLPFYIALLAPHVSQQPMDMHKAEIRLAQVEVANRTNNCEIISTMDVGNLTDIHPRKKQLVGERFTKMALGEVYKTKGSSPHGPKLSKMQLQGDHVKLSFDHAKKLICTSDTLKGFQIAGLDGIYRMAEATIYGKTIKVFSAEVKKPLNVRFALYDAAEVFVYNESNIPMLPFRTDSFEWQSESNFLPPYLREYLYDKE, from the coding sequence ATGAAAATGATACTTAAAAATCGCGCAGGTTTAGTAGGAATAAAAGCAAAGCTAAAACCAGTCCATTTAGGATGTATTTTCATCTGTTTTCTAATTTCCTCGACTTTCTCGTTTGCTAGTGTAAAGTTGCCAGATATTTTCTCTGATCATATGTTGCTCCAAAGATCAAGTGAGGTAAATATTTGGGGTTGGGCCAATCCAAGTGAGAAGATTTCTGTTCGAGGAACATGGAGTCAACAGATATATACTACATCAGCAGGCGAAGATGGAAAATGGATGATAAAAATTAAAACGCCTGAATCAGGCCAGAGCCAAGAACTTGTTGTGTCAGGGGAAAATGAAATTAGAATAAAGGATGTACTCATTGGAGAGGTTTGGTTGTGTTCGGGACAGTCTAATATGGTCTGGCCTATGGAGCGCACAGACGAGTATAAGCTTGAACCGAAAAATGTAAATAGGGAGCTTCGCTACTTTGAGGCTAAAAAGCTCACAAGTCCAAATACTACAGAAGTGGAGGGAAGATGGATAGTAGTCAATCAGAAAACCTTGGGTCAATTAAGTGCGGTCGGATATCATTTTAGTAAGAATTTAAATAGGTCACTGCAATGCCCCATTGGCATCATAGTAAATGCCTACGGTGGCAGCACGATTGAGTCTTGGATTTCTCGTGAGGTATTAGAGAAACAATCATTTTTCAGGCCTGTGTTACAAGATTTTGACCGTATGCTTAAAGATATGGACAGCCTCATGTTAAAACATGAAAACACGGTGATCAAAGATTGGAATAAGCAAGTTACAGAGTCAAATAAAAAAGGAGTTGAACCACCTACAAAACCGAGAAACCCAGAGCCGACCAATCAGCATAGACCATCACATTGTTATAATGCGATGTTGTATGGCATTATCCCTTACACGATCAAGGGTATTCTCTGGTATCAGGGAGAGTCAAATGCAGGCAGAGGAAAGCAATACGAACAATTACTTCCGATACTTATAAACAGTTGGAGAAAGGAATGGGATCAAGGTGATCTTCCATTTTACATTGCATTACTGGCACCCCACGTAAGCCAGCAACCTATGGACATGCACAAAGCAGAGATTAGGTTAGCACAAGTAGAAGTGGCGAACCGAACGAATAACTGCGAAATTATAAGTACCATGGACGTTGGTAATCTAACCGATATTCATCCAAGAAAGAAGCAATTGGTGGGAGAGCGCTTCACGAAGATGGCCTTAGGTGAGGTGTACAAGACGAAAGGTAGCAGCCCACATGGGCCAAAACTTTCAAAGATGCAGTTGCAAGGAGATCATGTGAAACTGTCATTCGATCATGCCAAAAAACTCATTTGTACATCAGATACGCTTAAAGGGTTTCAAATTGCTGGGCTTGATGGCATATATCGCATGGCGGAGGCTACTATTTATGGGAAAACCATTAAAGTTTTTTCTGCAGAAGTAAAGAAACCCTTGAATGTGCGCTTTGCCCTTTATGATGCTGCGGAGGTATTTGTTTATAACGAATCGAACATTCCCATGCTACCATTTAGGACCGATAGTTTCGAATGGCAGTCAGAAAGTAATTTTTTACCCCCTTACCTCAGAGAGTATTTATATGATAAAGAGTGA
- a CDS encoding sulfatase gives MRKRILCVCIVFMFLGWGCEALPKNETRPNIVFILVDDLGYSDVGYMKHKPGIQTPNIDALAKSGMIFTQAYAAAPVCSPTRASILTGKSPAALKTTCHIPGRDMEGYIERQNKGHRLKEAFFLDHLPLQKITIAEVLKENGYTTGFFGKWHLAGSGSAFSHSEGVVDAQYHPEHQGFDLNIGGCAYGQPKSWFAPFHNATIPENKKHEYLTDRLGQEAVNFIASNEESPFLLYLSTYTVHTPLVAPQETIDQYKGNTYFAMIEKLDQNVGKVMRQLKNSDLLENTLVIFYSDNGGLWGNAPLRDKKGSLYEGGIRVPLAVSWPGKINAGQIEDTPVTSVDFFPTLMALVGIEAADTMLLEGESLLPLLLDNEKMEERPLYWHFPHYRKDGLTMASAIREGDWKLIWEFESDSVHLYNLKQDLQETDNLVYKYPEIKENLLLKLKDWQMIVDAEMPTINNNQ, from the coding sequence TTGAGAAAACGTATTTTATGTGTTTGTATAGTATTTATGTTTTTAGGGTGGGGTTGCGAAGCCCTACCAAAAAATGAAACACGACCAAATATTGTGTTTATTTTAGTAGATGATTTAGGGTATTCAGACGTGGGTTATATGAAGCACAAACCAGGAATTCAGACGCCTAATATTGATGCTTTAGCGAAGAGTGGTATGATATTCACCCAAGCCTATGCAGCGGCACCTGTATGTTCGCCCACAAGAGCCAGTATCTTAACGGGGAAATCCCCAGCTGCCTTGAAAACTACTTGCCATATTCCTGGACGAGATATGGAGGGGTATATAGAACGCCAAAATAAAGGTCATCGATTAAAAGAAGCCTTTTTTCTAGATCATTTACCATTGCAGAAAATTACCATCGCTGAAGTATTGAAGGAGAATGGATACACGACGGGGTTCTTTGGTAAATGGCATTTGGCTGGTTCAGGCTCTGCATTTAGCCATAGTGAAGGGGTTGTGGATGCGCAATATCATCCAGAGCATCAAGGGTTTGATCTAAACATTGGTGGTTGTGCTTATGGCCAACCCAAAAGTTGGTTCGCTCCGTTTCACAATGCTACCATTCCCGAAAATAAAAAACATGAATATCTCACTGATAGATTAGGTCAAGAAGCCGTCAATTTTATTGCCTCAAATGAGGAAAGTCCATTTTTATTATACTTATCTACTTACACGGTGCACACGCCACTAGTAGCCCCACAAGAAACTATCGATCAGTACAAAGGCAACACTTATTTTGCCATGATAGAAAAACTAGATCAAAACGTGGGAAAAGTGATGCGTCAATTAAAGAATTCTGATTTACTAGAGAATACTTTGGTAATTTTTTATTCGGATAATGGCGGACTCTGGGGCAATGCTCCATTACGAGATAAGAAAGGATCCTTGTACGAAGGAGGCATAAGGGTGCCATTGGCTGTAAGTTGGCCGGGAAAAATTAATGCAGGGCAAATTGAAGATACCCCCGTAACAAGTGTAGATTTTTTTCCTACGCTTATGGCCTTGGTCGGTATTGAGGCTGCAGATACCATGTTGTTAGAAGGAGAAAGCCTGCTACCGTTGTTATTAGATAATGAGAAAATGGAGGAGCGACCTTTGTACTGGCATTTTCCCCATTATAGAAAAGACGGACTTACTATGGCTTCTGCCATCCGTGAGGGCGACTGGAAACTTATTTGGGAGTTTGAGTCGGATAGTGTGCACTTGTATAATCTTAAACAAGATTTGCAAGAGACAGATAACCTCGTCTATAAATACCCCGAAATAAAGGAAAATTTACTTCTGAAGTTAAAAGATTGGCAAATGATAGTAGATGCTGAAATGCCCACAATCAACAATAATCAATAA